The Flavobacterium sp. 20NA77.7 genome includes the window TTAGGATTGTAACGAAATTCATTTAAAGAAATAGCTCCTTCAGATTTTGCGTTGATATCAACGATTGCATCTCTGTCAGTTACTCTAACTACTACACCTTCTACAACTTCTTCGTCTCCTGTAGAAATGAAAGTTTTAGATACTAATTCTTCAAATTCTTGAAGATTTTTCTCATCAATTGGATCAATTCCTTCTGCATAATTATGCCAGTTAAAATCCGCTAAAAAATCTTGTTGTTCTTTGTTTAATTCAGCCATGCTGATAAAAATTTTGTATGCCGTGTTTGTTTGCGTTTTTTCTACAGATTAAAACAACAGCAGTGTTTTTACTTAATTATTTGATTGCCAATTGAAAACGCTACTCTGTCAAAAGGTGTGCAAAGATAATAATTTTTTATAAAATACAACTATTTTATAGGGAAATAATTGAAAAACGAAGGGTACAAAAATCTATAAAAACATGAACCTTAGAAGATTTCGGAATTACCTGTTAGGAGTTGGGAGTATAGGTTATACTATTCACTATTCACTATTCACTATTTACTATTCACTATTTACTCCCAGCTAGCTTCTCATTGACCATTTTCATTACCAATTCAAATTGTTCTTGTTTGGTCATAACTGAATTATCGATCTCGATAGCATCATCAGCTTTAACAAGAGGAGAATCTTCTCGATGTGTATCAATATAATCGCGTTCTTCTACATTTTGCAAGACTTCTTCAAAGGTAACGCGCTGTCCTTTTTCGAGTAATTCATCAAAACGACGTTGCGCTCTTGTTTTAGCACTAGCTGTCATGAATAATTTTAGTTCAGCATCTGGAAAAACAACTGTTCCGATATCTCTACCGTCCATCACAATCCCTTTTTCTTTTCCCATTTGCTGTTGCTGTTCTACCAATTTGGCTCGTACCTCAGAAACTTCAGCCACTTTACTTACCAAACGTGAAACCTCAATAGTTCGAATGGCTTTTTCTACGTTTTCGCCATTCACAT containing:
- the cmk gene encoding (d)CMP kinase, producing MNKITIAIDGYSSTGKSTLAKQLAAALGYVYVDTGAMYRGITYFAMQHDWVSESHLNKSELITHLQNISLHFKFNSALGFAEMYVNGENVEKAIRTIEVSRLVSKVAEVSEVRAKLVEQQQQMGKEKGIVMDGRDIGTVVFPDAELKLFMTASAKTRAQRRFDELLEKGQRVTFEEVLQNVEERDYIDTHREDSPLVKADDAIEIDNSVMTKQEQFELVMKMVNEKLAGSK